A segment of the Elaeis guineensis isolate ETL-2024a chromosome 6, EG11, whole genome shotgun sequence genome:
GGTTATTGTCAGTATACCTACTTCCCTTTCAGTTTCATGTGTTTAATCATGTTTATTTTTtgggaaaacaaaaaaaaacatcATCTATGTTTCTTTCAAAATTGACCTGCAAGCTTGATTTTCTTGCTTTtaatattccttatcttgtacatctACTTCCTCTTGGTTCTTTAGCTCATATTATCCTTTTTATCCCTTGCCATTCTCCTTCACAACCACCTCAAATTGTGTTGCTAAGACTTAAGTTTCACAACTCCTTGACGTTCTGTTCCTGCCCGTCTCTACATATGCAAATACTAATACCATTCGTGAGGTATGACTCCTCTTTGGTCCTTTAAGCATTATCTTCTCACTCACCATGTTCTCATGACTAAAAGCTATTTTCCAGTCATAATTGCAATGATCTAAGAGCTCTTTTCCAGTCATAAACTAAGAGCTCTTTTCCGGCCATAAATTGTCATACATTAAGAGCTATTTTCCAGTCATAAATGGTCATAAACTAAACGCTATCTTCCAGTCATAGACTGAGAGCAATTTTCCAGTCATAGATTGTCATAAACTAAGAGTTATTTCCTGGTCATAAATTGCCATTATTCATTCTTTTCTGAAAGTCAGATTGCCTTTAAACCTTTAACTTTTATAAATAACAGCAAGAAGAAAGCCTATAAGGTGTTACAGGAACGATTTTTTAGTTTTTTGGACAACTCTATATCATTAAAATAAGAACCTGAACTGACAGACAAGGAGTCTATAGGTCAACAGAATTATTAAGCATttagaatgaaaaataatttaatacgAAAAGCTTGTCCTGGCAAAATATGTATGTGAGAGAGGAGTGCAGTATTGGTCTATTACCGCAATATGGCTACACATGTTCAGTGGATGCAGGCTGAGAATTGAGGAGCCTCTCAACTTCGTCATTTGCCTCTGCTTGTAGGCGCCATCGCTTTGCACAACAAAGGAAAgatcaataataatataaataaaaaagattgatTTCAAAGTTCAAGACACAACTTGAGCATAATAAACACTTGCCTCTTCAAGATTTTCTATCTCCATGATTTGTTGTATCTGTTCTGCAATGCTCTGCTGCAAGGTCAAACGATAGGTCAAGTTTCTTATGTTATATTTCAACAAGAAAACTGCAAATAAATCCATGAGATCAGACTGACAAATAGCAATTCAATTAGCTACTCACTGCATTGCTCACTGCCTCAGCAGCAAGAACATCAGAGTCCATTTCCACTTCAATCTCAATCATTGAAGATATCTGGAACGCAGGCATCATCATTTTCCATTATCATACAAAATGGATAAACACTGCACATTGAAGTGGAAAGTGCAATACTCTTGGTGAGAACCTACTTTTGCATAGCTATCAATTAGCTCAATCCTTGCCAAGAGCGAGTTTTCCAAACTTTCACGCACCCTTTTGACTTTACCTCGTCGAGCACTAGAAAAATATGTGTTTTAACACAAGGAGACTTTGAACAAAAGACTACCAGAGTTTATTGTTTTCTCTTATGGTTATGAATTGATTACAGATAAACAGGTTTATCTCAAAACCacaatatttcaaatattattgCAAGAGATGTCTAGGTGAAGTTACCGGTAAGAAGGCTCCCCTACAGCTACAATTTTGTTCTCCAATTGACACATGCGAGCCAACATCCAAACCTTAGAGAGAAAATGTCACAGACAAGTCAACACTCTATAAGAACACCTGAATTCTTAACTAGGGAATTAGATCTGGGAAAGACAAACCTCTTTTTCAGCAGCTTGCCTTAGGTCCTGGATGCGAGTCTGCAGCAGGTCATATTGAGACAAAAGCTGCTGCTTAAGAGCAACAACATCCACTGTCCTCTGAGGAAGCTGAAATAACCATGAAGGGGCCAAGCATAAGAAAAGGTCTGCATCAAGGTTTCATGTGTCAGTACAGGGTTTATGGCACAGCAAGGTATAGCACCACACCGGTACATGGTAAAGGTGCTAAACCAGCACACCTATGTGTTGGTATGGTGCCATATCAAGTTCCTGTACCATACTGGTAGGGACTATTAGTGCAGACTGTTATGTTTGATATGTAAAACCTTGGTCTGCATACACATTTCATATGGAGGCTTTTCATTGCAAATTGAAATACTGAAACAAGATGATTCTATGATATGCACAATTTCTCCTTTCTATGATTCAAATTGAGGTATAATTGTGTTGATTGCTTGATTGCTGTATGTTTCATTACAAAAACAATCTATAACTTGCAAGCTCAAAGCATATTTATGAAAGGTGAACAAAGCTGTCAGAGTTTCATGCAAAGTGCTGTCTGCTGGATGGATACACAACCAGAACTAGTCCTTCATATTGAAGACTACTAGATACACTAATTGATAGAACATTGGGGTATAGAGTATCAGGTGCAAGATCCACAGCTCTTTAATTCTGCTGATCTAGACATTTACTGGAAAGAAGTACTTAAATAGTTGATCCAATTAGAATGTGCCATCGAAAAAAGGTAGCTAGATGTTATATAACCGAAGAAGAAAGTAACCAAATATTTCTCAAGAAAGACTTTTTGTAAATTTAGCGGGTCTAAAGAATCCACAAGTTACATGGCTGGCTACCTGGGGACCTCttatttttcctcttcttttttttttgagttttcacATTTGAGGAGCACGGTCATGGGAGGAGGAAAAGGCTAGCTAGGTAGGAGATTCAAGAAAATGATGAGAAGGAACACGCCCTTTTATtggggcagagagagagagagagagagcgagggaTAGGGGAGACCCCAGCTATGAAGAATAACAGCTGTAGCTTTATGGTTTTAAGCATCTCTATTGGTTCTGTCACTCAAGATAAAATCAAACCAAAttatattcttttaaaaaaaaaaaatcgataaaCTCTCCAATCCTTGTAAAGCATATTTACATGGTGACTATGCCAAACTAGCTCTCACAGTCCACATGGGTTCAACTTTATGGATGAAGATATGGTCCACTGAAGTAAGAGAGATGGAAAATTATATGAATGGCTCTCAGTCTGACATCTGCCTTTCATGAATTGGAGTCAAATTTTTATCCAGGGAAACTTTATGCAAGAGAGAACATGATTTTAAAAACCTGTTAAATACATGTCTTGTATTAAGTAAAAACCAGATTAAAACAGTTTAAATCTACTCCTCAAGTTTCAGCTATTCTGGATAAACATGCTAATATGACATGTACAACATTGAACATACAATAGAAAGAAAAGTTGAAGCAGAAAATATTAAATAGTTAATAAAAAAAAAGTCCACTAAATAAGCACagtcatatttatgaaaaataaacagCAGAAATTATCAAGTTCAGAAATAGACATAATATTAGCTAAATTAGCAAGGAGGTTTAATTAatatcaaaagattttgagagaggaagagaaaagatcACCTTTCGTAATTCTGGGAGAAATACATGGTTCATTGTAGTTCCCACAGCCAATGATGCAACAGCAGCTACTGAAATAAGTCTTGGAAGGCTGGGGTCAATTATTATAGAGGCAGCATCTCCAGTTGCCAGCAAAGCAAGAGTAGGGAACAGAACAAAAGGGTTGAGGAAAAATGAACCACCATTCTTAACTGGAACTCTGAGCAATTGTGATACCTGTCCACTAGTGTGGTTTGTGAGACACATGGGTTCCCCTGGATCAAACCCAGGAGATCTCGCACTTAACCTTAATGGTCCCATTTCCTGATAAACATTTGATGGAGCTGCTAGTGAAATGGTTACTCTTTCTCCTTCTTGAGCAGGAAGCTCCACTGTCTTTGTAGCAAATCTATGTGTACGAGCTGTTCCTGAAGGAGTGCGAACCTGTGGTAAAATAAAGACATGAATATGTGTGATGAAATGAATAATGGAAATCAACTTCATAGTTATAGAAGGGTAACATTGATTTAGAAAGATAAAATTGTTTTTGTATTCCatctgcttttcttttctttccaaatTTGCTTATAGACAAATTAGGAGGTTGTAACTGTAGAATAACAGTCATCATTAGAGTCTTGAAATCCGTCATACTTGTAACCAAATAACTCTGGCTACTCCAAGGCTTCATTTTGTCAAAACAGTTAGCGCGAAATGCATATCTATTTGTTAATTGAATTGTTAAAAAAACATGTGAGCTATGTAAAATACATAAAAACCATAAGTTGAATTATGTAGATGCTTCTTGTCTGGGAATCAGATGCTAAAATTGGTTAATGTGGTTATTGCTAGATACCAAAAATTGTGTAGATTTGTATGTGATAGACCACCAATTAAGAACTGTGGTATGAGTTAGTGACTCCATGGAAATATTAATGCTGCAGCCTGCAGCTGTCTGTGTCAAAAATGTGAATAAACTGATTTTGTTGAGATTTTTTGTCACgaaaatatatatcaatatattatgaatctTAGCAGTTCCCTATTACAGTTGTAGTATTTATTCTTGGTCAGACTTCATGATGCACCACCTTTTCCTGtcattgaaaaaataaaatcctcAAACTGCCATTCAGTTATTCTCCAAATAtccaaataaaaagagaaaaaaaaatcaaaatttggtGGAAGAATAATTGATCTGATGGACTTCTTGTAAAGCCTTGAAATCATGATATGTTCTAATCACATTGAGTCTACAAGGCTATAATTGCTAAATAAATGCTCTTTTAAAATTATTGCAAACTTAGATAGTTTAACAAAGACCAGCTGGAGACTTGCATTTCAATTATTCCAAGATGTCAAGGGCATAGAGCAGTCACAGAACAACAATGAACATATTGCAAGTTTCTTCATAACTCAACCTACTTTTGCAGTGTCAAGTTCTTTGCAATTAAATCACTTGACGTTGTCATAGTGATAGAGTGGTTTTATCAGAATGTCTATATCCTTATCATTGATTTAGATGCTGGCTGGCACAGCATGACATGCTAATCTTGCACCATGACAATGACTAAATAGTACCATACAGGCACGGTATCCTCGCATGCCAATGCTTGACATGCTACCCTGCCATGCATGCCAAGAACTAGCATAGATTGGCATGGCACGACATGGCACACACCATGCCATTTCTAGGTCCGCATGCCATGATTCATGAAAATTTGATTCctttattcttgttgatatgaaatATAAGTCTCACATGTTAGAGATCCAGACTGCAACCAACAAGCCTTAGCTATCTGGTGTTGGCTTCACAAATATTTTTAGAGTTAAGCATCCCAATCACAGCATAGGGTTTCCACCAAACCTGATCTGTCTGCAAAACTCTAAACCCTATTTTTGCTATGGTGCTCCACAGACTTGTCATGTCTATATACTCATTTCTAACTTTGCTCATACTGCATGTATGATTTGGAAAACCTTTGAAACTCCACATGGTACACTCATCATTGAGCACCCCAATTTTTATTGGATTGAGAATTTGAGTATCTCAAGTGAAATTCTTAAttagttttctttaaaataaccAGCTTACCTTGGGATGCATGAAATATCAATCTGATGGAAAAACACCATTACACATGGCAGTTACCAAGCAAAGCACCTtataatatcatttcaaatgtAGGAAGATGGGTTTACAGACATTAAACAAACTTTAGCATTTAGTAGGCacagcaaataatttttttcccaTCATAACCAACCTTCAGGTATGCCTTGCTAATGCTTCAAATTTAAGAATTGAGACTAATAAAATTCGCATATTCAAATTTGacttttaatttcttcttctaatCCATATCTTAGAAATAGGGATTAATCTATACGATACAAATTTTGACTTTCTTAAAGTCAGTCATGTTTATCTTAGTTGTTTCAGTTTTTTGGTTCCTATGTTGATATTTATAGCTTATAGGCTTATTCGTGGTTTAAAAACTAATATATGTGAAGCTGTTTGTTGTACAGGATGTGACTTTATAAGACAGGTGTTTCAACTACGTATGATAGTTTCCAAAAAAATGTGATGGACCATGACACAGGTCTTGCCGCTGTCTCCAACACAGTCAGAACTTTTCTCTTGCAAATTTCTATATATCATTAGGAATCAATGTTGAGAAGCTTCCAGGAATATTTTACTGAAAAAAATATGCAgatagaagatttataaataaCAATTTGTCAAAGTAGTACTGAGTTAAAAATGCACAAATATGTCCTTTAGGCCTTCAAGGACTGCAGAGAAACAAAAAAGGCTTAGCTTAAGAAAACTAATCTTGATCAATATAGAATTAAAATGGCCAGAAGAATATGTACTGTCAAGGACATATTAACACAAGAGAAAATGTACCACAATGGAGTGCAGAGCAGCAGGAATACTTTCTTTCATTATTTGTAGGAACCTCAAAGCCTTTTCCCAAGATGAAATATCCATGCTGCGTTCGGCAGGAGTAGATCCTTAGAGAAAGCGAATATCACAGAATCAACACCAAATATAGCAGCCAAATGGTATCCTTTTGCATACATGCATATCACACCCTTAATAATGAACAAAAAAACATAATTGTGAAAATAGATATGAATAAATTGAAAAGTATGCAAGCACTGAGAAGTATCTATTTTGAGAATGCACCATGAAGTCTTTGTATTGTGGAGGAGCAGATGGAAAGTATTTGAGCGAGCGAAATGAATATGGAaagaaaatagtgaaagacaaGAAATTATGAATCAAAGACATCAGCCTCGAAGAACCTTTTTCCAGCTGCCTACTAACAGATGTTCCAAAATAATTGAGACCACTAATCTATCATCAGTTTGTAAACTACATATTTGTAAGGCAAGCTtaagctttctttctttctttttttccaatttccatttctttcattctttttcttctttgaagAGTGAGCagcctttttccttctttttaaaTCAAAAGCTGAAAAAGCTTTCACCAATTATGACCATCCATATGCAGAGAATTTATGGCATCATTTCCAACCTCGGTGTATTAATCTTAGACCATATTATGTTTGTGATGTATATTATACTAcagtatagtataatataatgtaCTGCATGCTCATAGATTTTATTGTTGGCTAGTTACTGGACTTCACAGGTTTAAGCTGTTAGGGAATGGATCAACAATGTAACAAGCCTTACCATGCACATGAAGGCAAAAACAGGTCAAGAATGACTCAAAGCAACAGTAAGTTAGGACAAGAAACAACTCAAGAGTCAAGATGACAAATAGGTGGATCCAAGGAAAATTAACTTGGAGGAGGATTTGAACCCTGACCTCTAGCCTTATAGCATGTTTAGCCCAAAAGCTTAAGCTATTAAAGAATGAGTCAACGAAATGTATCTCAGCCTCAACATGTGCATACACATATATTTGTGCGTGTAtgaaaacatacatgcatgcttaCATGCATGGGTATATGCAAGTATGCTTCAATATGTATGCACATATATGTGTATGCACGATTGTATACGGAGTATGTAGAAGTTTGCACATATGCTGGGAAAAACCAAAATACCCTTTTCATTGTGTTCATATACAACCTGCTTCCACAAGGTTATTCCAGATACTTAAACACATGCATTACAGATTATTTCAGTCATCCAAACATACAGAGAGTGCTCACGCAGCTCTCCAAGTTTTGATGTTTCCACGGCTCTCCGCAATATTTATTCTTGTGCCTCTTATCATGTGCACTGCACATGTCATACTCTAATATTTACACCACCCAACATGTGGTTCAATCATAACATATGCTGTATGTGATTGGGTGACTATAAAACCGATATTGGTCTCAGAATTCAGAAACATGCAAACAAGGCCAAAAGAGCTATCCGGCTATTTCATAAAAATGTTTAAACTCTTCCTAGGCTTCTTTATGTATTAGTATCCTAACAAATGAGCAACCTATATTAAAGTAACATCAATATATTAAACCACTGGCATTCTCATTACGTTTGATAAGGTCTTAGGCAGGAAATATGAAGACAAAGAAAATTCTGGATTTTCAATAAAACATTAAAAAAAGGTGGATGAATTGTTTCAAAAAGAAATCCTGCAATGAGATAAGGAACAATAATCATGTATTTACTGACCTGACTTCTTCCGAATCAATGCTAACTATGTCTCCTGATACAAGCTCATATTGATAGCGACACTTTGAACAAGACACAACCTAAAGGAAAGCCATATAAACAATTAAAAGGAAGGCAAAGAGATTCCATGTCCTCACCTAACTAGAAATAGAAGAACATCTCCACAAACTCTAAATCCAAAATATCCGTATCATATTACATTTTCACATCTTACCATAAAGAGCTGGACTGCTGGACTTAATTCTATAAACTAGTTAAAAGGTCAACCGGTCTACAAATTGGAAACCAAGATATGGTGATAATAACTTAATAAGTTGAATTATTACTCTACAAAAAATAGACAGTAAAAATGATGGTTCATCTCTGAAACAACTCATACCACATCACAACCAGAAAAAGTAAAGAAAGCATCCGATATTCCAATTGCTATTAACATGCTTTTCTTTAGTCAAATGCATGAATATATTTAGGCTAAACCACATGCTTAGGTTATTTAATGCTTTTGGTTTGGAAATTGCAAAAGCATTCCAAATCTCACATAGAAGGCACAAATAAAGTCACTGTCAACTATGCATATGGGTGAAATAATGTACAACTATAATTGTCTGGAAATTCATAGTCACCATGCAGTTTCAAAAGGTACTCATGAAGGAGAGGTCATAAAGCCCCCCATGTTACTACATATGTACCAGGGTTACAAACCTCGCAGTATGCCCACCTATCATTCAGATAATAATACAGTACAAGTTGTGGTGCAATTATGCTCTTTAGAAGTAGGATACTGATGCTATGGTaagaagataaataataaaataataatacataACAAGAGTAATTGTGAAGCTCTAAGTTTGTTACTGTATTTGTCTTTCTGTTCTATCAACTAAATAAACTGTATTCATCTTTCTGTTCTATCAACTAAATAAACATGTGCTTCAATTTATATTCACACAAGCAACTATAATATAATTGTCCACTATTTAGCAAAATACATGACGTACAGAATCTGTAACATCTATCACTAGAACGATCGTGCTACCAATATACCTGAACACCATCTTGAGGTTGGGCAACTGCAATAGCTACCATACAGTTTGGACATCGCACAATCATCCCGAACGAAACCTAAATGATGGCATATGAGTGACATATGCTTGCTGATTTTTGTTAATTCTCCCagatattaaaagaaaaaagacttGACAAGATAAAATTGCACAAAGTAACAAACAGCTATGGAATATAAAAGTTTCATGCATCAAACAAGCTGTAAACAGATTTGAAGCAACAGAGGTGCAGCTATGCCAGCATCAGTGATCAATAGCATGTTAATAAACCAGAAGTtatatgttgattttttttttttttgtttgggagaAGTTAGGTTGAATTTAACTGTTAGCAAGTTTCTGTAGCTCAAATTTCTTACTTCCAACCTCTCATGCAAACACGTATGCACCAGGTTCCTTGTATTGATAACTTTTATGGgtcattttcaatattttttacataatattatGTTTATTTTTGTTCAACCTATTTTGGTTGAATTAGTCTTAAACAGAACAAATGCTCAAAATCTTTGGCCTAAAGTTGAGTCAAAAAGTGCTTTAAAACCAAAATTTTAACCCTTGGTAGGTGTAATCACTTCTATCCAGGTATAGATGTATCACGTATCTGAGTTTTCTTTTTATGCTGACATTGGCAAATCAATGGACACCGAAATTTGGACTCAACTCTAAGGTTTACAATCTGATCTGTCCAtctatttagatattaattggttGAAAATATTTCCAAGTACACCTAGctgttttttggattttttttttcagatgaaTGAGTTGTGTTCACTTTAGTTTGTGGTTTCTGTTTCCCTTTAAAAAAAGGGTGATTTTCATGCCATCAAACCACAAGATAAAGCTCAAATAATACATGCCTGAGTGTTAGAACTCATCCAGTCAATTGAACAGTAAATGGTGGCGTTGATTGAAATGAAATCAATACATCTTATAAAAATTGTCAGACATTGATAAGAGAAACTGCTCGATCTTGTTTCCAAAAGAAGGAAGCGGAGAGGCAAACCCATGTTAACAAGACTGTTTACATAGGGTGATGAGCGTTCACTGAGTTGCTTACTGTGGTGGAATAAAGTTTGTCAGCAAGgaaataattttataaagtttCACCAGATAAATGTATAAAGGGTGATTTCTTAAGAGATTGTCACATTTAAGAGAGATAGAATGTACCAGGAATTCTGTAAAAGCGACAAGATGTTAGGGACGTCACATGATCTCCCATCTCCCCTTGAACATTTGtttctattataatatcatagTGGTAGAAATAGAGATTGCTATGAGCTACTAATGAATGTAAGATAAAAGGACACAATGTGCTTACTGTTGGAAGTTTTAATTTCATCGAGTAACATTTACATGCTAGAGAGGTTTTGAAGTACAACAAGAGGATGCAAAAAAAAACAAGCACAACAAAAGGAGCTGCACCACAGAAAGCCACAATTACCTCCCACCCTGCAGAAACTCCTGCCCGAGAAACATAGGAAATCATCCTAATTGCATCCGACACTCGTGATGATGCTGCAAGCCCCCGAACCATCAATGCATATGTGCGCAAATCTGGCCTGGCCCAAGTCCACCCCTCGATAgatgaattattttcattcaCACCTGTCCATAACCCAAATCCCATCTAACCTCAGTAAATAATGTGCACAATTTACTACTGGAAAAATATTCATCTCCATTTGCTCTCTCaccaaattatatatataaattgaacAGGTCTTGAAACACTTAAAAGGAAAAAGATTCCACCTTGACTGAAGCCTGAACGCATGGCATGAAACATTGAGAGGGCCAAGTCGGTGTTCCCTCGGTCAAATGCAGCCGCGATGATCGAATGACAATCGGCAATCTCCACGGTACCATATCCAACACTCCGATGTGCCTCTGCGATCATGTCCAGGGCTTGGTCGGCATCCCTGGCGCTAGAGACCCGCCGGAGCAATTCCTCATCCAGGAAGGTGGGAGTGGAAATCTTGGTGCTTACACTGTCCCTCTGGTCAGAAGAAGCGCTTATGGGGTGACAACCATTGGTGAAAGGAGAAGAAGTGAAACAGAGGTTGTGAGTAGGGAAGAGACTTGAGTTCCATCGCCTTAGGAGAAGAAATAGAGAGCTGGTGCTTTGCGAAGAGGTTCGAAAGCTATGAGGTGAATGGTGAGAGAGGCGAGAGATGGAGGGAGAGAGAACGCTCAGAGCCATCTCTCGGTTCTCAGGAACAAAGGAGCAAGCACATAGAGCGCGAACATATGAGGATGAGGAATGAGCGGCCGAGAACGAGGGGATCAAACTGGTGAAAGGAACGTTACATGGTTCCCGGCTTCGCAACTGGGGGGAATGGATGAGGTTAACGGCTCGGGGAATTAATCGGTAATAATATACTCCGATAATTGGGAAATTCAGAAAATTACTGTTTGGCAGCGTTTCTTATTCTTTCTGAATTATTCTCAGTAAGAATTATCCAATTATCGATTCATGAATCTCAAATTTATTCACGAATTATTCGCCTGAATAAAGAGCGGGCCTGCCGGGATGAATAGTTGGAATATTTTTGAAATACTCAAGGATCCATTTAGTTGAggataatttgaaatgaaaaaataaattttatattaaattattatatttaatataaataataataataataataaatttgatgAACCTCGTAattatttttaagagaaaaaaaataaaataaatattataaaaatattaatgttTGATAAATTCTTAAATAATTTATCtgacaaaaatatcttcaataaatctgcatatataattattaaatttatttgatatctttctaaattcattcaataaaaaaattttataaaaaaaattaaaatagagatgatattatataaaaggctatatgattataatcattatataaaaattaattcgaTATGATAATACTATcctcatattaaaaaaaatattttttgttgaaagatatatttataaatttgataatatttctatatagatttacctccaaccaaatatagtaatctttttttagtattattttctagaataatttttccatcaatcaagcatagtaaaattattttcttccacaatcatttttttagataaataatttttaaaaattatcaaattatcccATAATTTAATATATCCCAACCAAACGGTCTCTGAGATACATAGGGTGTTAGTTGTAATAACATTTATGTTAAGCTTGATCTAGTTCCAGCATTTGCCGAGACTATTTAAAATTTAGGATAACGTAAACATTTTTGTGATACTTAAACAACACAAGGTGTTATTTGTAATAAGGCTTATGATAAGTTAGAACAAGTCCCAACTAGTTGGGTGCTGATGCTAGTTAATATTGGGAATTAAGTTAAGGGCC
Coding sequences within it:
- the LOC105047328 gene encoding uncharacterized protein isoform X2, yielding MALSVLSPSISRLSHHSPHSFRTSSQSTSSLFLLLRRWNSSLFPTHNLCFTSSPFTNGCHPISASSDQRDSVSTKISTPTFLDEELLRRVSSARDADQALDMIAEAHRSVGYGTVEIADCHSIIAAAFDRGNTDLALSMFHAMRSGFSQGVNENNSSIEGWTWARPDLRTYALMVRGLAASSRVSDAIRMISYVSRAGVSAGWEVSFGMIVRCPNCMVAIAVAQPQDGVQVVSCSKCRYQYELVSGDIVSIDSEEVSMDISSWEKALRFLQIMKESIPAALHSIVVRTPSGTARTHRFATKTVELPAQEGERVTISLAAPSNVYQEMGPLRLSARSPGFDPGEPMCLTNHTSGQVSQLLRVPVKNGGSFFLNPFVLFPTLALLATGDAASIIIDPSLPRLISVAAVASLAVGTTMNHVFLPELRKLPQRTVDVVALKQQLLSQYDLLQTRIQDLRQAAEKEVWMLARMCQLENKIVAVGEPSYRARRGKVKRVRESLENSLLARIELIDSYAKISSMIEIEVEMDSDVLAAEAVSNASIAEQIQQIMEIENLEERWRLQAEANDEVERLLNSQPASTEHV
- the LOC105047328 gene encoding uncharacterized protein isoform X1; the protein is MALSVLSPSISRLSHHSPHSFRTSSQSTSSLFLLLRRWNSSLFPTHNLCFTSSPFTNGCHPISASSDQRDSVSTKISTPTFLDEELLRRVSSARDADQALDMIAEAHRSVGYGTVEIADCHSIIAAAFDRGNTDLALSMFHAMRSGFSQGVNENNSSIEGWTWARPDLRTYALMVRGLAASSRVSDAIRMISYVSRAGVSAGWEVSFGMIVRCPNCMVAIAVAQPQDGVQVVSCSKCRYQYELVSGDIVSIDSEEVSMDISSWEKALRFLQIMKESIPAALHSIVVRTPSGTARTHRFATKTVELPAQEGERVTISLAAPSNVYQEMGPLRLSARSPGFDPGEPMCLTNHTSGQVSQLLRVPVKNGGSFFLNPFVLFPTLALLATGDAASIIIDPSLPRLISVAAVASLAVGTTMNHVFLPELRKLPQRTVDVVALKQQLLSQYDLLQTRIQDLRQAAEKEVWMLARMCQLENKIVAVGEPSYRARRGKVKRVRESLENSLLARIELIDSYAKISSMIEIEVEMDSDVLAAEAVSNAQSIAEQIQQIMEIENLEERWRLQAEANDEVERLLNSQPASTEHV